tgttttctctGGGACCGTATAGAGGACGATCTCTGGTTTTGTTTCACATGTGGAATTTAGTGTTTAATTTATGCTTAGATGcggttttcattttcttagttaCCACACCATGGAAACTACGGAGTTTCGATTTTCCTTACTTTCATCTTGCTTCTCAGTGACCAAATGGGGCATTTGTTTATTTGAACGCTAGATTGATGGGCCAAAGCCATGCTTTCTGTATTTTCTTAATGCTTCTGTTTTTGGTTTCCTTCTTTCAAGAGCCACTGCTGAAATTGCTAAATGTTTCTTTCTGAGGAGCTATATTTTATTGTTCAATTTTGTGTCCAAAGGTTTCTAAGAAAGCCGTATACATATTATTGCAGGATTGAACTTACTAACTTCTTTGAAGCATAGAATGTTTAAACCCCAAATTTCTCTGGTAGAATGGTTATTATCACTTTTATGTTGACATTTAGACTGTGATTACTTGTAGTTGATCCGTTGATTAAAATCAATGATGTTTGAAAAGTAACCTTGTGTTTGGTTTGTTGTATCCATGGCGTAACTGATATGCTGTATGGAGTTATGCTGTATGGAATTATGCTTATAATATATGACATGGATACTGATGCTGCATTGCATGCCTGATGATAAGTTCATGTATTTGATAATCATGACTTGCAAAGGAGATTTGAAAGtaacttttgaaattttcatctctttttgGATGGGGGCCTTATAGTCGAGGAGGAAGGTCAGGGAACCAAAGGAAGAAAATGTAACCCTTGGACCAACTGTAAGGGATGGAGAACATGTTTTTGGTGTGGCTCACATTTTTGCTTCCTTCAATGACACATTCATTGTAAGTACAGTGTTGATTCTTTTGACTGTTTTGTCTCTCTAGATTTTGCCCTATCTTTTCAGTAAGCTGGGAGTCCAATATtgatggtttttcttttttgcaatTGCAGCATGTGACTGATTTGTCTGGCAGAGAGACCTTGGTTCGCATCACTGGTACATATTTTACATTATCTTAATTTTGTTGGATGCTTAATATCTGGTCAGTTTGGTATGTTTCAGTATGTTGACCGTTGGTTTACtgtttatgtttttctttgctTGTGTGTTAATGCTctggattttatttttctagtttctttTGCTGGAAAAGTGTCTGTGCGACTGGcctttttttaggaattatgaTACTGGATCAGTCAGTCTGACACAATATATGGTAGCCATTagatcttgattgatgaagtTAATTAGCATGGTTTCTTCTGTTATTTTATGTGTTATTTGTAAAACATTTCATCTGTTATTCTTAGTAATACCAAGCTTTTGAATAGTTTGTTGTTGATTACCGTGCTCCACAATTCTTGTTGGTGGGATTTCATGTGAACTAAGGCCGCACAGCAGATCATTATTGTAAGGCATAGGCTAATTTGGAGTGGTAGGGAGGTTTAATCATTAGATGAAGATGCAGCTCTGCCTCTACTCTGTGTACATTCTCTAGATATGATGTAACTGAGGTAATTTAATCTGGGCCTTGATTGAGAATGAATTTGGTCAAACTCAggtgaaaataaatatgtatgATCCTAACTAATTCAGTTTAATTGGTCTCAAAATAGatgcctttttattttattttatttttattggatgTCTGAAATAAGGAGTGAATGGATgatcttttctttcatttatttttttattttttatttttttccttaatacatTATGCTTTAATTTAAGTTAGATGCTTTTCCCTTAGTTGGATGTATGAGCATGAGTTTAGATAAAAGTCTCCAAAACACATTGAAACCCCTAATTATTAAACAGTTAGTAAGTATCTTTCCATTTGTGAATTACAGGTGGCATGAAGGTGAAAGCTGACAGGGATGAGTCTTCACCATATGCAGCCATGCTTGCGGCCCAAGATGTTTCACAAAGATGCAAGGTTCTTTTCCTGATCTCTGTGATTGGACGTGCTTAAAAAATGCTGATCTTGTCTGATTTAAAACCTAGTTTTGGTCATTAGATAGTCATAATCTTTATTTCTAAGCAACTCATGTTGAGATGATGTCCAATCTGACAAATTTTACTCCTAATGCTGATCAGGAACTTGGAGTTACTGCTCTTCATATCAAGCTCC
The sequence above is drawn from the Vitis riparia cultivar Riparia Gloire de Montpellier isolate 1030 chromosome 6, EGFV_Vit.rip_1.0, whole genome shotgun sequence genome and encodes:
- the LOC117916723 gene encoding 40S ribosomal protein S14-like — translated: MSRRKVREPKEENVTLGPTVRDGEHVFGVAHIFASFNDTFIHVTDLSGRETLVRITGGMKVKADRDESSPYAAMLAAQDVSQRCKELGVTALHIKLRATGGNKTKTPGPGAQSALRALARSGMRIGRIEDVTPIPTDSTRRKGGRRGRRL